CAGTGTTGTTGCTTGGGCCTGTTGAGCCTATACCTGATCCCTTCTGCAATAAATGATTCTGTGGAAAATCCTTGAAGGAAGCTTGAAGTGTAGTACCACTCCCTCATGGCACAGGTCAAGAAAAACTTCTGTAAAGAATTACATCAACATATGCATATCAGTTTAGGACAAGTATAACTTATGCACCAGTGCTAGTTAGTAAGGGTTCTTGGTGCCAGAATTCTTTCTAAGAAATCTGGCTCTATCAAATGCTGATATCCCAGACTACTTTGCCATTCTTTTGGACATAAAGAACAGACTCTGGGACAGAGGATGACATGAAGAGGGGGTGGAAGCCCAGAATTAAAAAAGATTCCATTGttgagaaatgttttcagaagtaTTGTTCAGAtggttgtctttttttgtttaaaaaaaaaaaaaattattttattttattttattttattttattttaattttattttatttttttgtttagttttattttgttttaattttattttgttttattttattttatcttttaaagcTGTTTGATAATGCTAGTTTGAAAGCACAGTTAACTATACTAGATAGCATGTTTATACTTTCATGTGTGTGAGTCTTCTTTGTATGGACAGGGAGAACAGCAGAGAGGTCAAAAAGTAGGCAATTCTCTTCCTGTAAAACCAGCACATTTTGTCTTGTCTTTATTCTCCAGTCCAAAGGAGACTATTGGATCTTCTGTTTGCAGTAAGAGGAAGTCACCATCACAGTTGGGAcctgtttttccccaaaatccTCAGCCTACATGGATGACTAAGCAAAGATCTGCTTATGTGAATGtccaagaaacaaagaaaggtGGGGGAAGACAAGTCCAGGCAACTGAACTTGAAGGCAGGATCCCATTTTGTTATTTGTTCCAAGGCCTCCCAACACCTTTGTGCAACTGAGCACACCAGCAGCTGCATCTTAGCAGAAGAGGTTCCCAAAAGGATAACAGAGCTcaacagtgtaaaaaaaaaataaatctttattgtctttaaaatatgtgtattttcatagaatatctgaaatattacatccaattatttattttttaaaaaatcaacagTATTATCTTCATGAGATATGACTATGACATATAATATAACCCCTCAAATAAAAGGATTTtcattcagtttcttttcttacaACTCACCGCTtacacaaaaaaacacagataattCTTTGCCTATACTTGGAAAGCTGAGGCTTGTAAGCACTTCTCACATCTCTGCCATTTTGATCTCTACTCTTTCCCCTTGTCCCTGAATTTCTGGTGGAGCAGTACAAGCAAAGATTCAGCAGTCCTTGACCCACACACTTTGAACATCAGGGTTCCTGTTCACAAACCAAACAAGTCTTACTCAACTATCTCTAAGGCATCAACATAGCTTTCCTTGGATCAGATATTAACGGAGGATAAACAATGCTAGGAGGTGAAGGTCTGTTCCTTGGCTAGCATCCATCATGCACCTGTTGGTGCTGGTGGCTTCTGGGGGTtagaaaaaacagggaaatgtGTGGAAACTTGTGCAGGTGTGCATATGGATCTCTGTGAATGTGTGTAGGTGCACGTTGAGCTGAGTCCTGATGGGCAGGATAAGAAAGGAGCAAGCACTGTCTAACACCAAAGGTTTCTGTGGTTCTGCCTAGCTCTGGAGGAGTTTGGAACAGTAGAGGAGGGACATGGAACACCACCTACATCTCACATACCCTTCATAGGATGGAGGTTAAATAggcaagggaaaataaataaagcaaatgagGGGGTCTGCACCTCTGTGAAAGCGTGCCAGGGGTGCAGAACCTCAATGGCCTCATTTGTGTTTAAACCTTATCATTgaggtggttttgttttatacAGAGCTGGGCCAAGTTTAcactttctctctccctctccaaaTAAACGAGGCTGAAGGCCTCCTTTTGATATGCcctcataatatttttttttaataatacagttTAGTCTAATTATACAGCGGACTTGTTGATAACGTAATTTGACTGTTCTGAGTATTTGGGttttctctcccagccctgccgaATTTGTGTGAGAGGTTTGTCTACACAAGGAAATATCAGCACAAATTTGACAACCAGTACAGCACATGGAACAACGAGGGAGAGCATATAGATGTTTGGAAGATACCATTTGTACGCTGATGGGCTCAGGAACCATTTTCCACCATAAACCAGAGTGTGTGCAGTGCAAAAAATCAGTGCTAGATATCCCAGTTTGGActaaaggagaaggaagaaaaaaagagaaggaaagaaatggaggttaaaacagtaaattaaaccagaacaaatgcaaatttaagGACACAGTAAAATTTGTGGCATGTGCCAGCTTGGGGactggagaaaataaactgttttataTAACATAAAGGCTcttattattgaaaaaaataaattaaaatggatatagattaaattgtttgtttttttctccatccaTAACCCTTATAATTTTTTCGAGCTTACACGTACTGCCTAGTAGCTGTCATATTtgtgaaaaagcagagaaaatgctgaCATTCAGTGGAAAGATCCAAGTTTTTTTATGCTCTAGTGCTAATCCATCCAGAAGCATCATACTGTGCAAGTTTTTTGCCTTGATAAAACATTCATTGATAGTAATTTCCCCTTCTCTTGCTTCCCCTCCCCTCcggcccagctcctgcagaggcACGGCAGCTTGCACCAAACTCCCTCCAAATGGAGAGCTGAGATTATAGTGTTACCAAGGGCAGCCTGTTTATAGTCACAGCAGTTTTTACAGTCTGCAGAAATTGCAGATTCTCTTTAGACACTTGGCATTGAGAAGATTTGAGttataaagtaattttcaggTCCATTTTAACTGAATTATCTTGTGAACCAAACAAAGTAGCCCAATAAAATggctaaattattttatgactTAGTAAAATTGTGGAATTTGATGTCAAAGtcagctttctgtttttcatttagGAGGTCACACCTTCCCAGCTTTCTCTTGCTAATGCAGTTATCTCAGTTGTACCACAAGCAGCCATCAGAGCATGTGTGGGTTTTTACAGCTGTATGGCCATGTAGGtgctttttttcactgtatgATGGTGGATAATGCACAGATCACTTTTGGAGATACTAATGGAGGAAAGCCAGAAGTCTCTAGTAAACCTGTTGATAAGGGAAGGAGGTTTtttctgaagactttttttttagaaatggtCTTCTTACCTGAACGAATCTAAATTCTCGCCAGTTGACATTGTTGCTGACTGAAGGCAAGGAAGTTATTCCcagaagaacaaataaaaaatatcctaaaatTCCCAATGCCAAATAAGAGTCACTAATCCAGGCATTAGTGTTGTTGAGTGGTTCTGTTTTATTGTTCAGtgcctgaagaaaagaagaccAGGTGTATTTTAGTGATAGCAGTTTTAGCAGCAATAAGTAGAAAAAGTTTCCTTACAGGTAAGTAGGAGATAAATGTTATACATTAACTCTCTTATCATCAGAGATTTACTTTGAATGCCTGcacaaaaagcaggagaaaattatattacatataGGTTCCATGTAACAGTAATTGAGTTACATATTTTACTCCACTACGGACCTGTTGAAGAGAGATATGTGATCTTTTGTTATGTAAGATCAGAAAGTCATAATATATTCTGTTCTTGAAGGTATATGAAGAAATAGTGTTTACATTTtaacagattattttattaatattccaACTATCTAGGAAGAAGACTGAGGCCATAAATCCCCTCAGCTCACCATAATATCATCAAAATGTGGATACATCAATGTCTAAAAGAAACACAAGCTAGGAATATTACtctattttaaatgaaatgcttCATGTCCACATGGATTTCTGAAGCTCAAGATAGATGGTAGTATTTTAACAGGGCCGGAAGAAAGGAAGACTGAGAGCAGGGTACAAAACTTACCTGGGAGATGATTGCTTTGCTGGTTCTCCAACTTGCGAAGGCGCGCATCGGAGTAACAAGAGTGAACACAACATGCAGGGAAGCAAATGCCAAGGCTATTAGTCCAAGTTGTTTCCTACACAGCATCCATTTGTCCAGCCAGTCTGGAAAGCGGCGGTATTTGGTACCTCTGTATAACTGAATAATTGCAGCAAATATACCAGGAAGATAAACCAAAGCAAGAAGGATGAGTGCCATTACAGGAAAGACCCGATTTGGAATTGTAAttgcaataaaaaatgaaaagttatttttttcataaatataagTGTAAATTATATCAAGAGCCACACAGTAGAGGAAAAAGAATGCAGTTAGGCCTAGGGACAAGAAGAGGGGAAACTTCCACATTGGAAAGAGTTGCAGAGgataattttctatttcctgaGCAGCCAAGAGGGATCCCTTATCTACTGGAGTGAGACCCAGTGCGCGAACAATATTCATGACCATTTGTTTGGCTTCCACATCATCTCCACAGACAAATACCTGCAGACAAAAACAAATAGAAGTTCATTTTATACAGATTTTTGTGACTTTCTCTACTGCCATCCTTCCTGGATATAGACAGTAGGCACAAGCTTCCTAGGCTGCTTTGCTTACTGGGCTTACTGCTGACCTTAATTAATATAGGCAAAAAAGTAGCCTATGCATATGCATAGGCATAGTAGCCTATGCATTTTTGGCAAACAAGGCAAAGAACTTTGAATATGACTCTTTAAAGAAGAAGATTTTTTCAAGGGGCAAAATTTTATATCTGGATAGAACAGTGTATAACAGGATTAGTGTATGTCCTTGAGTAGAAGACTTGACACACTTTTCTGAAGTTCTGCAAGTAAGCACATGACGTTTTGGGACTCAATTGAAGCAAAATTTTCAACAGAAGTAAGAGCAAAATTTTCAGTTGCTTCTGTAGTGGTCCATAAATACTCCAGGGAAGTGAGGACAGATCTTTAAAACACAATTTCCCTGTCACAAAAGTAAATATTAGTTCTTTCCAGGTGTAGTAAAATAGTGATGGAATCATCTTTTCTGTGAATGTGTAAGACAATAGTCCTTTTGAAACTGGGAGAAAGGGGACAATTTCTGCTCTTGTTGAGATGATGAAGGTTTATAGAGCCTAGGCTTGGAAGCCCTTGGGTCTCTAGCCAAAACAATTTCTGCGGCAGTGGAGAGCAAAGTTAGCAATGGCTTGAGTAGCTGGATGATTTAATGTGTTCTACAAGAGCACTGTCCTTTGAAGTGGCAGAAAACAGGGccataataaattatttgtcttCAAGTAATCTGCTGCATTGCTTCCTGTGGTCTGCTCTGTGCTTGCTGGCCTGTGGTTGAGGGGCTGGTTAAAACAGTTTGCACACACTGACGTTGTGTTAAACTTAGGTGatgatgatttaaaaaacattagtttaacaacattaaaacattaatttattcaCATTTCAGCATACTTCTTTTGCCCATACTCATTGCCCTATCTTATACCTTGTCtcccttgttttgctttcttcattttattcttGCTTTGAAAATTCCTCCTATCTCATTTCTGTTTAACCTTACAACTCTGATGAACAGTTGATGTAACCCTTCTGATTTGGTATCTCTCTGCTATCTTGCTTCTCTTGCTTCTCTAGTGTCTCTAAACACCTCTCTGAGTTCAGAGGCAAGCTACTTATATTCCTTGTCATGCCATATTAAAAATCCAAAGTAAACTTCAGGTCACATTTAGTTTGAAATGGGAGATTATAGTGAAAATACCATCTCAACTCTGCCTAACTCCAAGTCCCAGGTGTGTTTTGTGTAGCTGATAAGAAGCCATGTGATGTTTAGCTCTGGGACAGAGGCAATCCCCGTTGCTCAGCCTTACCTGCCGGCTTGCATCCAGCGTGCCCGACTGCAAGGCCCAGGCTGAGACGGTGTTAAAGCCTTTCACGACCTTactgccaggcagcagctgagccaggtACTCTGCGTTGGATTCAGGATACTGGTTTAATTTCAAGTTGTTACTTATGTCCACCAAGACTTTTCCACGGAGAACTTCTGCTAGTGGTATAAGAAAGTTGTAGTGCTGCCTCTGGATTGCTATAATGATGATGGCAGCTTTCTGCGCTGCCTCTGCATGGCCCAACACCTCTGCATCCTTGGGAATCAGGTTGGATATCTGGGTGCTTCGGCTTCCGTACACCACAGGGTAGCCAGACTGAATCATCTTATGCCCCAGAGCTCGTCCAAAATCTCCAGTTCCAAATATGCACACTGTCTCTCTTTTGTTAGAGGTGTTAGGAGTCAAAGCCATTATGTTGGAAGAGCTTTTAgtcatctgttaaaaaaaaccaacatgtAATTGGAACAAACTAAGCAAAACATCAATCTCTTGAAAATACACTCTGGGTGTACAAAATAGACATCTTAGCCTCTTCTTGTCATTTAATATGAATCCTGCAAACTCTTCTGAATGCACAGTCTCAGAAGATTTAtgtacagttttaaaaaaaaatcatcctgatTATTCAGTCCTCCATCTCTTATGGCACTCTCTTTCTCATCCATTTTATGGATTTTAACATCCAGCTGAACtgtttcagttttcctctctcaaagcaaaaataggaaaagacaCAGGAGCATAGAGAGCAATGGTAGCACACTTTTCAGAGTAATTGCTGCTTACTTAATGCTATAGAAAAACATTGAGGAAGAGTCTGCTTCTAATCAAATTAGAACTTGGAAGatctttttcaaaatactttaagaAGGCTTATTGTAAAAGGTAACTATAAACCTATCTGTTGTTCTCAGTATTTCCTTAATGCAAGTAGTCAGTGCcagtttgttttattattgttcTTCAATTTCCTGAAGAATGTTCCATGAAGCATTTGGACAGTGGGCTTGAATATTTCATgttgaaaatagatttttgatatttatatattactCATAGTAAAATTCTCTTTGAGGTTTTATCTCTCTTCCTTTATCACTGTACCTGGCAACTTCAAAGTCTCTAATGTATTATCCATGCAATCGCAGTGTGTTTGCTCTGTACTCGCAGAGTGAGACCCATGATACAAATACAGAATCAAAAAGGTCTGTTCCATAGGTCTTGCAGTAGGTCCACACACTGTTCTCCCTTAACAAAAGGTGAACTCAGAGCAGAAAACCCAAGACATCCAACAGGAGACCCTGGTCTCAGGGTCTGTCCATCAAACAGACCTGTCTGACCCGTCTTATGGACTATCCATCAATTTGGCACTTAGAGCAACAATTTAATTTGCAGGAGCCACAATTCAAGTCTTTTACTGCCTCATAGTTAACTGTCCTAATTAGAGCTGTGGGAATAACAGGTTTTACAATTTGAAGGCAAGAAATTCATGAAATGTTTAGCTAGGATTAAAGCATCATCTTTGCTCCTGTCATTCATGAACCTTTTGCTTACATTCTTCTGTGAAACACCATTCAGAATGCTGCAATTTATACatattgccttttaaaaaaaacaagaggatgttcttcactttcttttgtACTTTTCTCTAGCCAGAacagtttttgctttttgaaaatctgacatgattttaaattatttgacCCAAAACTTGCATTTGTTTGGTGAACGAAAAAATATCAAGCCTCAGCTTCCCCCTAGCTGCCATGAGTTAGGGATAAGAGCTGTGAGTCAAGGATGCAAACAGCTGTGGCCTATGCTGTAGGGTGCAACCTTTGCTAGCAAGATAGACACATAAATTCTTATTCTGAGAATCACATGTGAAGATTTTCTCTTGGACTACTACTGTATGTAGCTACATAGCCCTCAGCTGGCATCAGTGCCTGCCCAGCTGCAGTCTTGCACTGAGCTGTGGGAGCACTGGTTTAGAGAGGTGCCAAGGCAGTTGCTTCTGGTCATTAGGGAAGGTGAGGATTTGGGCAGAGAAGGGCTGAGCACCCCTGTGCTGAAGGATCTGTGTGGCTCAGACAGGTCCCACGGGAGTTAACCctgcctctctgcagctggaccCCATGTACTTTGACAAGTAGTACACTGAGCATGAAAACAGATCCTCAAAGGAACCCATCTGAATGCATCTTCTGTATTTGTGTGCTATGACACTTGCATAAAATTGCAAAGTCCTTTGACATATTTGAAAATCATTCTCTGAGGGCTTTATTAATGTCCCACAAGGCTCTAATATGACTCAAGCGATGAAATTCCTTTCTGAGTATAGTCTATATTTCAAAAAGAACAGAAGGGTTGCTTATGTAATATTAATAAATGGTCCAACTCGGTACCTAATAAGACTCAACTCTCTTTCCTTAATTTTACTTTCTAACAAAGTATTCtcctatttaaaataaaaagtaaaacttATTTGTGACATGCAATCATTCAGttgaaaacatctgtatttGTCCTCAAGAAATCCTCAAGTTATTGCTGAGTGAACTGTGCAATTAATTCTCCTCTCCAAActaaggctggaaaacaccaaaACTCGGATGATATCAGGTATTTGGTAGATCAGTCAAGTTATGTTTGGATTTGGTTTATAAACTTATTTAACATAGAAATGGATCCACCAGTAATAAATAAGTCTATGAAGTACTTCCATTGTTCACTTTTACTGAACTCATTTACTAGTGAGCACTGAACTTGTTTtgccagggaagaaaaagagagagagatgaaaataaaaaataatgggaaaaatgttttcttttttcaaaatatgctttCTTGAGGTGCTATCCAAGATGTAACATAGAAAGCTGCAGAGAATTAAGGTTTTCTTTAGTACATTTGGTCTAATATAGCTTAATACTATTTTTAACAAGAGAGACAATTTGCTTGAATAAATTGAGCAGaattcaccttttctttttaagagatAATAAGGATGCCCATAGCTTTTATGAAAGCACACATTATATTAGAAATAAGCTGTTCACCAATGGGCTTT
The sequence above is drawn from the Parus major isolate Abel chromosome 2, Parus_major1.1, whole genome shotgun sequence genome and encodes:
- the STEAP4 gene encoding metalloreductase STEAP4 — its product is MTKSSSNIMALTPNTSNKRETVCIFGTGDFGRALGHKMIQSGYPVVYGSRSTQISNLIPKDAEVLGHAEAAQKAAIIIIAIQRQHYNFLIPLAEVLRGKVLVDISNNLKLNQYPESNAEYLAQLLPGSKVVKGFNTVSAWALQSGTLDASRQVFVCGDDVEAKQMVMNIVRALGLTPVDKGSLLAAQEIENYPLQLFPMWKFPLFLSLGLTAFFFLYCVALDIIYTYIYEKNNFSFFIAITIPNRVFPVMALILLALVYLPGIFAAIIQLYRGTKYRRFPDWLDKWMLCRKQLGLIALAFASLHVVFTLVTPMRAFASWRTSKAIISQALNNKTEPLNNTNAWISDSYLALGILGYFLFVLLGITSLPSVSNNVNWREFRFVQSKLGYLALIFCTAHTLVYGGKWFLSPSAYKWYLPNIYMLSLVVPCAVLVVKFVLIFPCVDKPLTQIRQGWERKPKYSEQSNYVINKSAV